In Acidimicrobiia bacterium, the following are encoded in one genomic region:
- a CDS encoding class I SAM-dependent methyltransferase → EHLDPTFVAAYDRKQGLDPVDDLAVLRRHGLDESATVVDLGAGTGRLTLAAAPHCRRVIAVDVSPAMLEVLQRHVAGARLTNVECVEAGFLTYEHEGPPADVVYTRNALHHLPDFWKVVALDRVAKMLRPGGILRLRDLVFDFQPSDADAAIGTWLDEAVTDPAEGYTCQELAAHVRSEYSTFSWLLDPMLTVAGFEIVESEFDRSTYGRYTCIKR, encoded by the coding sequence CGAGCATCTCGATCCCACCTTCGTCGCGGCCTACGACCGCAAGCAGGGTCTCGACCCGGTCGATGACCTCGCCGTCCTCCGGCGGCACGGGCTCGACGAGTCGGCGACGGTCGTCGACCTCGGCGCCGGGACGGGACGGCTGACCCTCGCGGCCGCCCCCCACTGTCGTCGGGTGATCGCGGTGGACGTCTCGCCGGCGATGCTCGAAGTGCTCCAGCGGCACGTCGCCGGGGCCCGGCTCACGAACGTCGAGTGCGTCGAGGCCGGCTTCCTGACCTACGAGCACGAAGGGCCGCCCGCGGACGTCGTGTACACGCGCAACGCCTTGCATCACCTGCCTGACTTCTGGAAGGTCGTCGCGCTCGACCGTGTGGCCAAGATGCTGCGGCCCGGCGGCATCCTCCGCCTGCGCGATCTCGTCTTCGACTTCCAGCCCTCCGACGCGGACGCCGCGATCGGGACGTGGCTCGACGAGGCGGTCACGGACCCGGCGGAGGGTTACACGTGCCAGGAGCTGGCCGCGCACGTGAGGTCCGAGTACAGCACGTTCAGCTGGCTGCTCGATCCCATGCTGACCGTCGCTGGCTTCGAGATCGTGGAGTCCGAGTTC